In one Myxococcus xanthus genomic region, the following are encoded:
- a CDS encoding aspartate-semialdehyde dehydrogenase gives MRDDLTIGVVGATGVVGREVLAALYAQDVPAEQVRVFGSERSKGMEVEYGEDSLEVEQATPDAFRGVKLVLLATPAEASRTLAPAAQAAGAWVVDASSAFRGDGNVPMVLPGFNTDVLGAGFTFKGRIVCLPGAVTTAAVHVVEPLRKAFGVARAQVTALMAASSAGVRGVAELEKQTADLLSGREPEPHAFPHRVGFNLVPQVGGFMVNSPWTEEEGGWTLEAARLFSSKGDVPVIAGTAVQVPTFYGHGLTLNVQLKKAGPVEQVRAALKTSGALKVLDVPGERVYPMPMLVTSDPAVHVGRVRAFPQAPEWVTLFASVDNASRGAALNLVEAGLRLAERPA, from the coding sequence ATGAGAGACGACTTGACGATTGGCGTGGTGGGCGCGACGGGCGTGGTGGGCCGCGAGGTGCTCGCCGCGCTGTACGCGCAGGACGTGCCCGCTGAACAGGTGCGCGTCTTCGGCTCCGAGCGCTCCAAGGGCATGGAGGTGGAGTACGGCGAGGACTCGCTCGAGGTGGAGCAGGCGACGCCGGACGCCTTCCGGGGTGTGAAGCTGGTGCTGCTCGCCACGCCCGCCGAGGCCTCTCGCACGCTGGCTCCGGCCGCGCAGGCCGCGGGCGCGTGGGTGGTGGACGCCAGCAGTGCCTTCCGAGGTGACGGCAACGTCCCCATGGTGCTGCCGGGCTTCAACACGGATGTGCTGGGCGCGGGCTTCACCTTCAAGGGCCGCATCGTGTGCCTGCCGGGGGCGGTGACGACCGCCGCGGTGCACGTGGTGGAGCCGCTGCGGAAGGCCTTCGGCGTGGCGCGCGCGCAGGTGACGGCGCTGATGGCGGCGTCCAGCGCGGGTGTGCGCGGTGTGGCGGAGCTGGAGAAGCAGACGGCGGACCTGCTGTCGGGCCGCGAGCCGGAGCCGCACGCCTTTCCCCACCGCGTGGGGTTCAACCTGGTGCCCCAGGTGGGCGGCTTCATGGTGAATTCGCCCTGGACGGAGGAGGAGGGCGGCTGGACGCTGGAGGCGGCCCGGCTCTTCTCGTCCAAGGGGGATGTGCCCGTCATCGCCGGGACGGCGGTGCAGGTGCCTACCTTCTACGGCCATGGCCTCACCCTCAACGTGCAGCTCAAGAAGGCGGGCCCGGTGGAGCAGGTGCGCGCGGCCCTCAAGACGTCCGGGGCCTTGAAGGTGCTGGATGTGCCCGGTGAGCGTGTGTACCCCATGCCCATGCTCGTCACGTCCGACCCGGCGGTCCATGTGGGCCGGGTGCGCGCATTCCCCCAGGCGCCGGAGTGGGTGACGCTCTTCGCCTCGGTGGACAACGCCAGCCGGGGCGCCGCCCTCAACCTGGTGGAAGCCGGACTCCGCCTGGCCGAGCGCCCCGCCTGA
- the tsaB gene encoding tRNA (adenosine(37)-N6)-threonylcarbamoyltransferase complex dimerization subunit type 1 TsaB, producing the protein MFLSLDTSTLTLSLALVERAPDGALRTLEHVVVGPPRKQSELLPGIVGELLERHGATLPALEGLVVGLGPGSFTGLRIGLATVKSLAYATKLKVAGASSLAAVALEGPEGVPLYCLAVARKDDLYLGAYVRQGGTVEPLEPETAMSPAEVAARMAAEPRAVALGPALVDYRAALESQGVAPHRLLAAPTFPSAVALAQLARFPEAQSLEALFAMEPHYVRASEPERNPKFPPLPGPAPTARLKED; encoded by the coding sequence ATGTTCCTCTCGCTGGACACCTCGACGTTGACGTTGTCGCTGGCCCTGGTGGAGCGAGCGCCGGATGGCGCGCTGCGCACGCTGGAGCACGTGGTGGTGGGTCCGCCGCGGAAGCAGAGCGAGCTGCTGCCCGGCATCGTCGGGGAGCTGCTCGAACGCCATGGCGCCACGCTGCCCGCCCTGGAGGGGCTGGTGGTGGGCCTGGGGCCGGGCTCCTTCACGGGGCTGCGCATCGGCCTGGCGACGGTGAAGTCGCTGGCCTACGCGACGAAGCTGAAGGTGGCCGGGGCCTCGTCGCTGGCGGCGGTGGCGCTGGAGGGCCCCGAGGGCGTGCCGCTGTACTGCCTGGCGGTGGCGCGCAAGGACGACCTGTACCTGGGGGCCTACGTGCGCCAGGGCGGGACGGTGGAGCCGCTGGAGCCGGAGACGGCCATGTCACCCGCGGAGGTGGCCGCGCGCATGGCCGCCGAGCCCCGGGCCGTGGCGCTGGGGCCCGCACTGGTGGACTACCGCGCCGCCCTGGAGTCGCAGGGCGTGGCGCCACACCGGCTGCTGGCGGCGCCGACCTTCCCGTCGGCGGTGGCGCTGGCGCAACTGGCGCGCTTTCCGGAAGCGCAGTCACTGGAGGCGCTCTTCGCCATGGAGCCGCACTACGTGCGGGCCTCGGAGCCGGAGCGCAACCCGAAGTTCCCGCCGCTGCCCGGGCCGGCGCCCACCGCACGGTTGAAGGAAGACTGA
- a CDS encoding septal ring lytic transglycosylase RlpA family protein — translation MRGIAVAGLLCFGFTSACASRAARPDPVEEPVRPSKSPKSRSGTPGVARREQMPRSYLGEGLASFYGPGLHGRPTASGERFDQEAMTAAHRKLRFGSCLRVVNMENGRAVKVRVNDRGPFIDGRIVDLSKGAARKLDMLDKGVVRVRLYRCADRVSEIPQEMWAAPV, via the coding sequence ATGCGAGGAATCGCCGTTGCCGGATTGCTCTGCTTCGGTTTCACCTCCGCGTGCGCCTCGCGCGCGGCCAGGCCCGACCCGGTGGAGGAACCCGTCCGCCCGTCGAAGTCGCCGAAGTCCCGCAGTGGTACGCCCGGCGTGGCGCGGCGCGAGCAGATGCCGCGCTCGTACCTGGGCGAAGGGCTGGCCTCGTTCTATGGCCCCGGCCTGCACGGGCGGCCCACCGCGAGCGGGGAGCGCTTCGACCAGGAGGCGATGACGGCCGCGCACCGCAAGCTGCGCTTCGGCTCGTGCCTGCGCGTGGTGAACATGGAGAACGGGCGCGCGGTGAAGGTGCGCGTGAATGACCGGGGGCCCTTCATCGACGGGCGCATCGTGGACCTGTCCAAGGGCGCCGCCCGGAAGCTGGACATGCTGGACAAAGGCGTGGTGCGCGTCCGGCTGTACCGCTGTGCGGACCGGGTGTCGGAGATTCCGCAGGAAATGTGGGCCGCGCCGGTGTAG
- the rseP gene encoding RIP metalloprotease RseP: MLQNIGFFVILLGVLVTVHELGHFLVAKACGVKVLKFSIGFGPKLIGFTKGETEYQIALLPLGGYVKMAGDMPHEELSPEEASRGFLAQPPWKRGLIVLAGPAFNLIFPILVYFFVFLGPHQATSTYVGTVSEGMPAQAAGIRPGDRILSVDGEPVRTFNDMREAFVGRFERPVPIVLERNGQKLTLDVTPTKNVETSPIDTVERGSIGVEAVSKPPIVGVPPGSVAEQAGLRTFDRILAVNGVSVETEARFQQELDKHAEGTPLELTLRRMDSVAAGVVTGRVPSVLKLTVPKQPGVGLATVGAETSDLYLATVAPGSAAEKGGLRPGDRIIALDGEKPESFVKFSSKLNALKERSFQLTWRGADGERTETLAQAPLKTEDEMGTASSPIVLGVRNWVLSAADMPVLDEVTVHLGPGAALKQAALIVPKIVGQMVRVLGGLLVGSVPMNTVGGPIMMYQLASKSAEQGLDSFLHLMALISINLGVMNLLPIPVLDGFHLLSAAWEGIRRRPIPVRVREVANMVGLALLVLLMLLAVTNDITR; encoded by the coding sequence ATGCTCCAAAACATCGGGTTCTTCGTCATTCTGCTCGGCGTGCTCGTCACGGTGCACGAGCTTGGCCACTTCCTGGTGGCGAAGGCCTGTGGTGTGAAGGTCCTGAAGTTCTCCATCGGCTTCGGACCCAAGTTGATCGGCTTCACCAAGGGCGAGACGGAGTACCAGATTGCCCTGCTGCCGCTGGGCGGCTACGTGAAGATGGCGGGCGACATGCCCCACGAGGAGCTCAGCCCGGAGGAGGCCAGCCGGGGCTTCCTGGCGCAGCCCCCATGGAAGCGCGGCCTCATCGTCCTGGCGGGGCCGGCCTTCAACCTCATCTTCCCCATCCTCGTCTATTTCTTCGTCTTCCTGGGCCCGCACCAGGCCACGTCCACCTACGTGGGGACGGTGAGCGAGGGCATGCCCGCGCAGGCCGCCGGCATCCGCCCTGGAGACCGCATCCTGTCCGTGGATGGCGAGCCGGTACGCACGTTCAACGACATGCGGGAGGCGTTCGTCGGCCGCTTCGAGCGGCCCGTCCCCATCGTCCTGGAGCGCAATGGCCAGAAGCTGACGCTGGACGTGACGCCCACGAAGAACGTGGAGACGTCCCCCATCGACACGGTGGAGCGCGGCTCCATTGGCGTGGAGGCCGTGTCGAAGCCGCCCATCGTCGGCGTGCCGCCGGGCTCGGTGGCGGAGCAGGCCGGACTGCGGACCTTCGACCGCATCCTGGCCGTCAACGGCGTGAGCGTGGAGACGGAAGCGCGCTTCCAGCAGGAGCTGGACAAGCACGCGGAGGGCACGCCCCTGGAGCTCACCCTCCGGCGCATGGACTCCGTGGCGGCGGGCGTCGTGACGGGGCGGGTACCCTCCGTGCTGAAGCTCACCGTGCCGAAGCAGCCGGGAGTGGGGCTGGCGACGGTGGGCGCGGAGACGTCCGACCTGTACCTGGCCACCGTGGCGCCGGGGAGCGCGGCCGAGAAGGGCGGCCTGCGGCCCGGAGACCGCATCATCGCCCTGGATGGCGAGAAGCCGGAGTCCTTCGTCAAGTTCTCCTCGAAGCTGAACGCCCTGAAGGAGCGTTCCTTCCAGTTGACGTGGCGGGGCGCTGACGGCGAGCGCACGGAGACGCTGGCGCAGGCGCCGCTGAAGACGGAGGACGAGATGGGCACGGCGAGCTCGCCCATCGTCCTGGGCGTGCGCAACTGGGTGCTCTCCGCGGCGGACATGCCGGTGCTGGACGAGGTGACGGTGCATCTGGGGCCGGGCGCCGCGCTGAAGCAGGCCGCGCTCATCGTCCCGAAGATTGTCGGGCAGATGGTGCGGGTCCTCGGCGGGCTGCTGGTGGGCTCGGTGCCGATGAACACCGTGGGCGGCCCCATCATGATGTACCAACTGGCGTCGAAGAGCGCCGAGCAGGGCCTGGACAGCTTCCTCCACCTGATGGCGCTCATCTCCATCAACCTGGGGGTGATGAACCTGTTGCCCATCCCCGTGCTGGACGGCTTCCACCTGCTTTCCGCCGCCTGGGAGGGAATTCGCCGCCGCCCCATCCCTGTTCGCGTCCGCGAGGTGGCCAACATGGTGGGGCTCGCGCTGCTCGTCCTGCTGATGCTGTTGGCCGTGACCAACGACATCACCCGCTAG
- a CDS encoding phosphatidate cytidylyltransferase — protein MNDKNRNLVIRVVSAVTLLPLVLLLLFLGGYWSAALLGAAAAACVGEYYLIVQKRLTVASWVGMAFAAVLPFLPMRDAARTGETAFWLTIVFAFFAWIYHLFKGPLAEAPTRTAHLVNGFLYGAVGLTAVSALRLLPDHGLAWVICALVITWANDTAAYFFGRFLGKHKLYPEVSPNKTWEGFFGGMLGSVGGMFIARQFFFPVFTVWDCVLLGIAGGILGPVGDLCESMLKRAYGVKDSGVLIPGHGGVLDRIDALLFNAPLVFVYVQFVRGLLP, from the coding sequence GTGAACGACAAGAACCGAAACCTCGTCATCCGCGTCGTCTCCGCGGTGACACTGCTGCCGCTGGTCCTCCTGCTGCTGTTCCTCGGTGGTTACTGGAGCGCGGCCCTGCTGGGCGCCGCCGCCGCCGCGTGCGTGGGTGAGTACTACCTCATCGTCCAGAAGCGCCTGACGGTGGCCTCGTGGGTTGGAATGGCCTTCGCCGCGGTGCTGCCTTTCCTGCCCATGCGGGACGCGGCGCGCACGGGCGAGACGGCCTTCTGGCTCACCATCGTCTTCGCGTTCTTCGCGTGGATCTACCACCTCTTCAAGGGACCGCTGGCGGAGGCGCCCACCCGCACGGCGCACCTGGTCAACGGCTTCCTCTACGGCGCGGTGGGCCTCACGGCCGTGTCCGCGCTGCGCCTGTTGCCCGACCACGGCTTGGCCTGGGTCATCTGCGCGCTGGTCATCACCTGGGCCAATGACACCGCCGCCTACTTCTTCGGGCGGTTCCTGGGGAAGCACAAGCTCTACCCGGAGGTGAGCCCCAACAAGACCTGGGAGGGCTTCTTCGGGGGCATGCTGGGCTCGGTGGGCGGTATGTTCATTGCCCGGCAGTTCTTCTTCCCCGTGTTCACGGTGTGGGACTGCGTGCTGCTGGGCATCGCCGGCGGCATCCTGGGGCCGGTGGGCGACCTGTGTGAGTCCATGCTGAAGCGGGCCTACGGGGTGAAGGACTCGGGCGTCCTCATCCCCGGGCACGGTGGCGTGTTGGATCGCATCGACGCGCTCCTGTTCAACGCGCCCCTGGTGTTCGTCTACGTGCAGTTCGTCCGGGGTCTGCTGCCCTAG
- a CDS encoding isoprenyl transferase, producing the protein MERPSVISTLEQAVKARPMPRHVGIIMDGNGRWAESRGLPRLEGHREATSSVREVTRTARRLGIQALTLYAFSSQNWARPAEEVAGLMDLLREYLERERSEILDNGIRLNAIGDVDRLPRYVRDPLDRLRADSAHNTGMVLSLALSYGGREEILHAARRLAEAVERGELAAGRLEESDFEQFLWTQGLPPLDLMVRTSGELRVSNFLLWQMAYAEMCFTDALWPDFRTDEFLRCVSQYQQRERRFGLTSAQVQREDAPQQAKA; encoded by the coding sequence ATGGAACGCCCTTCAGTGATTTCCACCCTGGAACAAGCCGTCAAGGCCCGGCCGATGCCGCGCCACGTGGGCATCATCATGGACGGCAACGGGCGATGGGCGGAGTCCCGAGGGCTGCCCCGGCTGGAGGGGCACCGGGAGGCGACGTCGAGTGTGCGTGAAGTGACGCGCACCGCGCGCCGCCTGGGCATCCAGGCGCTGACGCTCTACGCGTTCTCGTCGCAGAACTGGGCGCGTCCGGCGGAAGAGGTCGCCGGATTGATGGACCTGCTCCGGGAGTATCTGGAGCGCGAGCGCTCCGAAATCCTGGACAACGGCATTCGCCTCAACGCCATTGGAGACGTGGACCGGCTGCCGCGCTACGTGCGTGATCCGCTGGACCGGCTCCGGGCCGACTCCGCGCACAACACCGGCATGGTGCTGTCGCTGGCGTTGTCCTACGGCGGGCGGGAGGAAATCCTCCACGCGGCGCGGCGGCTGGCCGAGGCCGTGGAGCGAGGCGAACTGGCGGCGGGACGGTTGGAGGAGAGCGACTTCGAGCAGTTCCTCTGGACGCAGGGACTGCCCCCGTTGGACCTGATGGTGAGGACCAGTGGGGAGCTGCGCGTGTCCAACTTCCTGCTCTGGCAAATGGCGTACGCGGAGATGTGCTTCACCGACGCCTTGTGGCCGGACTTCCGTACTGACGAGTTCCTTCGCTGCGTGTCGCAGTACCAGCAGCGTGAGCGCCGCTTCGGCCTCACGTCCGCACAGGTGCAGCGGGAGGACGCTCCTCAGCAGGCCAAGGCGTGA
- a CDS encoding SDR family oxidoreductase gives MKPLEGRVALVAGATRGAGRGIATMLGEAGATVYCTGRSVRGRPATGSRPETIEETAEIVDAKGGRGIAVRVDHSVESEVEALCARIQREQGRLDILVNDIWGGDGLTEFGPAFWKQSAAKGQQMFERAVFTHLLTSRHAVPLMLGGERGLIVEITDGDSFGYRGNLWYDLVKMSVIRLAFGMSWELRRTKVTALALTPGFLRSEEMLENFGVTEANWREGAAKDPHFIASESPCYVGRAVAALAADPNVGAKAGRVFSSWALAREYGFTDADGSQPHWGDYFARAFGRPYQVADEDAYTSWRDGPMEIASPDWPLG, from the coding sequence ATGAAGCCACTCGAAGGACGCGTCGCTCTGGTCGCTGGAGCCACCCGAGGCGCGGGGCGTGGCATCGCCACCATGTTGGGAGAGGCGGGCGCCACCGTGTACTGCACCGGGCGCAGCGTGCGCGGACGGCCCGCGACGGGCTCGCGTCCGGAGACCATCGAGGAGACCGCCGAAATCGTCGACGCCAAGGGTGGCCGGGGCATCGCCGTCCGCGTGGACCATTCCGTCGAATCGGAGGTCGAAGCCCTTTGCGCGCGCATCCAGCGGGAGCAGGGGCGGCTCGACATCCTGGTGAACGACATCTGGGGCGGCGACGGACTCACCGAGTTCGGCCCGGCGTTCTGGAAACAGTCCGCCGCGAAGGGGCAGCAGATGTTCGAGCGCGCCGTCTTCACGCACCTGCTCACCAGCCGCCACGCCGTGCCGCTCATGCTGGGCGGTGAGCGGGGGCTCATCGTCGAAATCACGGATGGGGACTCGTTCGGCTACCGCGGCAACCTCTGGTACGACCTGGTCAAGATGTCCGTCATCCGGCTCGCCTTCGGGATGTCCTGGGAGTTGCGCCGCACGAAGGTCACCGCGCTGGCGCTGACGCCCGGCTTCCTCCGCTCCGAGGAGATGCTGGAGAACTTCGGCGTCACGGAAGCGAACTGGCGCGAGGGCGCGGCGAAGGATCCGCACTTCATCGCCTCGGAGAGTCCCTGCTACGTGGGCCGGGCGGTGGCGGCGCTCGCGGCGGATCCGAACGTGGGCGCCAAGGCCGGCCGCGTCTTCAGCTCCTGGGCCCTGGCCCGCGAATACGGCTTCACGGACGCCGACGGCTCCCAGCCGCATTGGGGCGACTACTTCGCGCGCGCTTTCGGCAGGCCGTACCAGGTCGCGGACGAGGACGCCTACACGTCCTGGCGCGACGGCCCCATGGAGATTGCCAGCCCGGATTGGCCCCTGGGCTGA
- a CDS encoding helix-turn-helix transcriptional regulator, producing MRADRLVSLTLLLQTRPKMTAGELARELEVSERTIHRDLDALSGAGVPVYATRGSAGGVALMEGWRTQLTGFTRAELHALAAVAAPGALDDLGLTSALRSGLVKMAASLPALQQPALEYARQRLHVDASSWFPEREAVPHLATLRDAVWQDRRVSLTYRDFEGKPSRKVVDPYALVIKADRWYLVASTGEDEPRVYRGSRVDGARIRPETFIRPARFDLPAFWKAWCSRFAEKRAQYEVTLRLTPEALEALRKIRPRAEGARLDSAPCSADGRKTVVVDFEREAIAFSQLCDVGSEFEVLAPEALRTKLLKLATGILDTHRSATP from the coding sequence ATGCGCGCCGACCGACTCGTCAGTTTGACGCTGCTCCTCCAGACACGCCCGAAGATGACGGCGGGCGAGCTGGCAAGGGAGCTCGAGGTCTCCGAACGGACCATCCACCGGGACCTCGACGCGCTCTCCGGCGCGGGCGTGCCCGTGTACGCCACCCGAGGCTCCGCGGGCGGCGTGGCGTTGATGGAAGGCTGGCGTACCCAACTCACGGGCTTCACCCGGGCGGAGCTGCATGCACTGGCGGCCGTGGCGGCACCGGGGGCCCTGGATGACCTGGGCCTGACGTCGGCGCTGCGTTCGGGGCTGGTGAAGATGGCGGCCTCCCTGCCCGCACTCCAGCAACCCGCGCTGGAGTACGCACGCCAGCGGCTTCACGTGGATGCGTCCTCGTGGTTTCCAGAACGCGAGGCCGTGCCTCATCTGGCGACGCTGCGCGACGCGGTCTGGCAGGACCGCCGCGTGTCCCTGACGTACCGGGACTTCGAAGGCAAGCCGAGCCGCAAGGTGGTGGACCCGTACGCGCTCGTCATCAAGGCGGACCGTTGGTACCTCGTCGCGAGCACGGGCGAGGATGAACCGCGTGTGTATCGAGGCTCGCGTGTGGACGGTGCACGGATACGCCCGGAGACCTTCATCCGGCCGGCGCGCTTCGACCTGCCCGCATTCTGGAAGGCGTGGTGCTCACGCTTCGCGGAGAAGCGCGCGCAGTACGAGGTCACGCTGCGCTTGACTCCGGAGGCGCTGGAGGCGCTGCGGAAGATTCGGCCGCGAGCGGAGGGTGCACGGCTTGATTCCGCGCCGTGCTCAGCGGATGGGCGCAAGACAGTGGTTGTGGACTTCGAGCGAGAAGCGATTGCCTTCAGTCAGCTCTGCGACGTCGGCTCGGAATTCGAGGTGCTCGCGCCGGAAGCACTGCGAACGAAGCTCCTGAAACTGGCGACGGGCATCCTCGACACGCATCGAAGTGCCACTCCTTGA
- a CDS encoding tetratricopeptide repeat protein, with amino-acid sequence MESFTLKKAPLQVWVLSYTLLLPGLALGQTVTAKAAQASSRDSSFRARLKAAAQLYEELEYEQALKTLTQAKALATTDDERADAAMYEAIVLADLGRRSQSLRAFREALSLQPDSQLPVRVSPKVARDFDDVRKNLQSERVASAPVEPPPAPSQDRPVLEPEGTALAVATPSPAAPTPSLITSAEPELMAHESTGLRIRPLPVALLGAGVLAGGIGSYLGLRSRSDIQSARDTFSIDEQMGHLDAARGKALGANILFGVAATAAAGAVITYFLGNEATAQREAR; translated from the coding sequence ATGGAAAGCTTTACTCTCAAGAAAGCACCGCTCCAGGTATGGGTGCTGAGCTACACGCTTCTGCTACCGGGATTGGCGCTCGGGCAAACCGTGACGGCCAAAGCCGCGCAAGCTAGTTCGCGCGACTCCTCGTTTCGCGCACGGCTGAAGGCGGCAGCGCAGCTCTATGAGGAACTTGAGTACGAGCAGGCGCTGAAGACGCTCACCCAGGCCAAGGCACTGGCCACGACGGACGACGAACGGGCAGACGCCGCGATGTACGAAGCCATCGTCCTCGCCGATCTCGGGAGACGCTCACAGTCCCTCCGCGCATTCCGCGAAGCCCTTTCACTTCAACCAGACTCCCAGCTCCCCGTCAGGGTCTCTCCCAAGGTGGCTCGGGACTTCGACGACGTACGCAAGAATCTCCAGAGCGAACGCGTGGCTTCGGCCCCCGTCGAGCCACCGCCCGCCCCTTCGCAGGACCGCCCCGTCCTCGAACCCGAGGGAACCGCGTTGGCCGTCGCTACACCATCACCTGCTGCGCCAACCCCTTCACTCATCACCAGCGCCGAGCCCGAACTCATGGCACATGAGTCAACGGGCCTCCGCATCCGTCCCCTCCCCGTGGCCTTGCTTGGCGCAGGGGTGCTCGCGGGTGGCATCGGGAGCTACCTCGGCCTGCGCTCCCGGAGCGACATCCAGAGCGCGCGAGACACCTTCAGTATCGATGAGCAGATGGGACATCTGGACGCGGCGCGCGGCAAGGCGCTCGGCGCCAACATCTTGTTCGGTGTCGCGGCGACAGCGGCGGCGGGAGCGGTCATCACCTACTTCCTGGGTAACGAAGCCACGGCGCAGCGGGAGGCGCGATGA
- a CDS encoding putative metal-binding motif-containing protein, which yields MNRIFLACLVLLSGMACTVPSLDELHPCDINDLMGDSVDAFLGDRPTCRALKVSIDYSGFLPGCVLVSARDEASGKASTAEIAGKGDRSGGSLVASVFAPSSWGDSVQVEARAFEQNCEATPVMTRSILVSPKTGKTETVTLSLQATDADGDGYVSVLTGGTDCNDNNASIHPAATELCNDVDDNCNGQSDTVELRLGQSCTEGEGCEGVRACGGNGEVLCDMPLAVYAYPDVDQDRHGDRKAAPVAFCTGIPQGYVTGPADDCNDNNASIRPGATELCNGVDDNCNDQIDETFPDLGTACTAAAQCAGVYVCDASGIATTCQPTMFPNNWYLDGDGDGFGVGTAVSSCVPPGTDYATTGGDCNDGNPFTYPGAPELCDALDNNCDGNVEGPEVCPSGGASWAARSVGASDQEWRSIFTGLPGDVTVSGNQGGTAILTPSSSTFQTNATNCGDSNRGWNAVWADMANQGRLYLGSSGGSLTFLDRPQNACTETHAMGRWVEGLVGIRHEGVLEIHGVTSTSGTSGNGLTFIWTGSVGSSALRFGTTPVSALYDVHGRTRSALFAVGGFDIGSSRGRIYRFNQNTRDWQTEAAHDYIPGLGRLRGVWVVNNRTAFAVGEFMGTQNTVLQWDGSTWSRMPFPNTNNETLTSVVAFGAKSVYVTAYNGRIYRYDGTQWQIIFENTNLRFNDIAGTSPADLWVAGSNGQILHWPQ from the coding sequence ATGAACCGCATTTTTCTGGCGTGCCTTGTTCTCCTGTCCGGCATGGCCTGCACCGTGCCCAGCCTCGACGAACTCCACCCATGTGACATCAATGACCTCATGGGCGACTCCGTCGACGCATTCCTGGGTGACAGGCCGACGTGCAGAGCCCTCAAAGTGTCGATCGACTACTCGGGGTTCCTTCCTGGCTGCGTGCTCGTCAGTGCCCGGGACGAAGCCAGTGGGAAAGCGTCCACCGCCGAGATTGCCGGCAAGGGCGACCGCTCAGGAGGGTCCCTCGTCGCCAGTGTGTTTGCGCCGAGCAGTTGGGGCGACTCCGTCCAAGTGGAGGCGCGTGCATTTGAGCAGAACTGCGAAGCGACACCCGTGATGACGCGTTCGATACTCGTGAGCCCCAAAACGGGGAAGACCGAGACAGTGACGCTGTCGCTCCAAGCAACGGACGCGGACGGCGACGGCTACGTCTCCGTGCTCACCGGCGGAACGGACTGCAACGACAACAACGCGAGCATCCACCCGGCTGCAACCGAGCTTTGCAACGACGTCGACGACAACTGCAACGGACAGTCGGACACGGTAGAGCTGCGCCTGGGCCAGAGCTGCACGGAGGGCGAAGGCTGTGAGGGCGTCCGCGCGTGCGGTGGGAACGGCGAGGTTCTCTGCGACATGCCGTTGGCCGTGTATGCCTACCCCGACGTAGACCAGGACAGACATGGCGACCGGAAAGCCGCTCCCGTCGCATTCTGCACCGGTATCCCGCAGGGCTATGTCACGGGTCCCGCGGATGACTGCAACGACAACAACGCCAGCATCCGGCCTGGCGCGACGGAGCTCTGCAACGGCGTCGATGACAACTGCAACGACCAGATTGACGAGACCTTCCCCGACCTCGGCACGGCGTGCACCGCAGCCGCCCAGTGCGCTGGCGTCTACGTCTGTGACGCCTCCGGCATCGCCACCACCTGCCAGCCCACGATGTTCCCCAACAACTGGTACCTGGATGGCGACGGGGATGGCTTTGGTGTTGGCACGGCCGTGTCGTCCTGCGTCCCGCCTGGCACGGACTACGCCACCACCGGTGGCGACTGCAACGACGGCAACCCGTTCACCTACCCTGGCGCGCCGGAGTTGTGCGACGCCCTGGACAACAACTGTGACGGGAATGTCGAAGGCCCCGAGGTCTGCCCAAGCGGCGGTGCCAGTTGGGCAGCCCGCTCCGTGGGCGCGAGCGATCAGGAGTGGCGCTCCATCTTCACTGGACTCCCTGGCGATGTGACTGTCTCAGGGAACCAGGGAGGGACCGCGATACTCACGCCGTCCTCATCCACGTTTCAGACCAACGCGACCAACTGCGGCGACAGCAACAGGGGCTGGAACGCTGTCTGGGCGGACATGGCCAACCAGGGCCGCCTCTACCTCGGCTCGTCGGGAGGAAGCCTCACCTTCCTGGACAGGCCACAAAATGCCTGCACCGAGACGCACGCCATGGGACGGTGGGTGGAGGGACTCGTCGGCATTCGACATGAAGGTGTCTTGGAGATTCATGGCGTTACATCAACCTCTGGCACCTCCGGAAACGGGCTGACCTTCATCTGGACCGGATCGGTTGGCTCAAGTGCGCTGCGATTTGGAACGACCCCTGTCTCGGCGCTATACGACGTCCACGGCCGTACCAGGTCAGCGCTATTCGCGGTGGGTGGCTTCGACATCGGGAGCAGCAGGGGGCGCATCTATCGCTTCAACCAAAACACCAGGGACTGGCAAACGGAAGCTGCGCATGACTACATCCCTGGCCTGGGCCGCCTCCGTGGAGTCTGGGTGGTGAACAATCGAACCGCATTCGCAGTGGGCGAGTTCATGGGCACGCAGAACACTGTCCTCCAATGGGACGGCAGCACGTGGAGCAGGATGCCCTTCCCCAACACGAACAACGAGACACTGACCTCCGTCGTCGCATTCGGCGCAAAGTCCGTCTACGTCACCGCCTACAACGGTCGCATCTACCGGTACGACGGCACGCAGTGGCAAATCATCTTCGAGAACACGAACCTCCGATTCAACGACATCGCAGGCACCAGCCCCGCAGACCTCTGGGTCGCAGGAAGCAACGGACAGATTCTCCACTGGCCTCAATAG